A single genomic interval of Microbacterium sp. LWO14-1.2 harbors:
- a CDS encoding glucose 1-dehydrogenase, with protein MRHADKNAFITGAGSGIGRETALRLASEGARVLVTDVSAEGAAETVRLIEATGGTAVAASVDVRSRDQIRAAVDLAREQWGALHLLINNAGVVTEHSFATLTEDAWDFVFDINLKGQFLVAQEVAPLIADSGGGAIVNLSTVEALVVVTSTGTAQPHYNASKAGVPMLTKALAVELAAKNIRVNCVAPGPIATDFFDYEAVTSEEGLEFMKQRLLVPRVGLPSDIASAVSWLLSDEASWIDGIHLPVDGGWLTR; from the coding sequence ATGCGACACGCAGACAAGAACGCGTTCATCACCGGAGCAGGATCCGGCATCGGACGGGAGACGGCCCTCCGCCTCGCGAGCGAGGGCGCACGCGTCCTCGTCACCGACGTCTCCGCCGAAGGAGCGGCCGAGACCGTGCGGCTGATCGAAGCGACCGGCGGCACCGCCGTCGCGGCATCCGTCGACGTGCGATCGCGCGACCAGATCCGCGCGGCCGTCGACCTGGCACGCGAGCAGTGGGGCGCCCTCCACCTCTTGATCAACAACGCAGGGGTGGTGACGGAGCACTCGTTCGCGACCCTCACCGAAGACGCGTGGGACTTCGTCTTCGACATCAACCTCAAGGGCCAGTTCCTCGTCGCGCAGGAGGTCGCGCCGCTCATCGCCGACTCCGGCGGCGGGGCGATCGTCAACCTCTCGACGGTCGAGGCGCTCGTCGTCGTCACGAGCACGGGTACCGCACAACCCCACTACAACGCGAGCAAGGCCGGAGTGCCGATGCTCACCAAAGCCCTCGCCGTCGAGCTCGCCGCGAAGAACATCCGCGTCAACTGCGTCGCCCCCGGTCCCATCGCCACCGACTTCTTCGACTACGAGGCCGTCACCAGCGAGGAGGGCCTCGAATTCATGAAGCAGCGGCTGCTCGTCCCCCGCGTCGGACTCCCGTCCGACATCGCATCAGCCGTATCGTGGCTGCTCAGCGACGAGGCGTCATGGATCGACGGCATCCATCTGCCCGTAGACGGAGGGTGGCTGACACGATGA
- a CDS encoding NAD(P)H-dependent oxidoreductase translates to MSTHTTAIAISCTLKPSPSESSSDLLASQILAALSEHGVDGQLVRAVDHTLSPGVEADMGGDDEWPELRRKVLDADILVFVTPTWMGQHSSVAQRVLERLDAELSETDDEGRPILFDKVAIAGIVGNEDGAHHIAAILFQGLNDVGYTIAAQGSVYWNGEAMQGVDYKDLSETPEKVASATATAARNAAHLASALKAQGFPAE, encoded by the coding sequence ATGAGCACACACACCACGGCCATCGCCATCTCCTGCACGCTGAAGCCGTCGCCGTCGGAGTCGAGCTCCGACCTGCTCGCGTCGCAGATCCTCGCGGCCCTCTCCGAGCACGGCGTCGACGGCCAGCTCGTCCGAGCCGTCGACCACACCCTGAGCCCGGGCGTCGAGGCCGACATGGGCGGCGACGACGAATGGCCCGAGCTCCGCCGCAAGGTGCTCGACGCCGACATCCTCGTCTTCGTGACGCCGACGTGGATGGGTCAGCACTCGAGCGTCGCGCAACGGGTGCTCGAGCGCCTCGACGCCGAGCTCAGCGAGACGGATGACGAGGGCCGGCCGATCCTGTTCGACAAGGTCGCGATCGCCGGCATCGTCGGCAACGAGGACGGCGCACATCACATCGCCGCCATCCTGTTCCAGGGTCTCAACGACGTCGGCTACACGATCGCCGCGCAGGGGTCGGTCTATTGGAACGGCGAGGCCATGCAGGGGGTGGACTACAAGGACCTGTCCGAGACGCCGGAGAAGGTCGCGTCGGCCACGGCGACCGCAGCCCGCAACGCCGCGCACCTGGCGTCGGCGCTGAAGGCGCAGGGCTTCCCGGCCGAATAG
- a CDS encoding ATP-dependent DNA ligase, with translation MGRFTYDGGPKVEIEDRALTHLQLVMTAKLRRGEAFPFSWREDASVGGGRTTVWVHPASSLVFKFFGSRAPDLNRHWMQDLAVTAAQPAGLYLTPEPLRGDPTWGNEENPLLV, from the coding sequence ATGGGACGATTCACGTACGACGGCGGACCGAAGGTCGAGATCGAGGACCGTGCGCTCACGCACCTGCAGCTGGTGATGACGGCGAAGCTGCGTCGCGGTGAGGCGTTCCCGTTCAGCTGGCGCGAGGACGCGAGCGTGGGCGGTGGTCGCACCACGGTCTGGGTGCACCCGGCGAGCTCACTCGTCTTCAAGTTCTTCGGGAGCCGCGCCCCCGACCTCAACCGGCACTGGATGCAGGACCTCGCCGTGACGGCAGCGCAGCCCGCCGGCCTGTACCTCACGCCAGAGCCCCTGCGCGGGGATCCGACATGGGGCAACGAGGAGAACCCGTTGCTGGTCTGA
- a CDS encoding NAD(P)/FAD-dependent oxidoreductase — MHDVVVIGAGLAGLRCAGLLAERGLDVVVIEAGDAVGGRQRTDLVDGFRLDRGFQVLNPAYPALRRSVDLDALAMGSFPVGVRVRTDDGIAELRHPVRHPLSIPATLRSGLVSGSDAVALARWAAPALVLPLSRLADGDVSLSDGWDAAGLRGPLRTAVLEPFLAGVLAEDRGATSNAFAQLLVRYFALGRPGLPAQGIAAVPAQLAARAGSAGAEIRLLSRAERISTSDEGVEVGVAGHDAVRAARIVIAVGADALADLTDLRRPATNGLQTWWFAVDEPPTRSALLTVDGRRRGSVVNTVVMSHTVPSYAPVGQHLVAATCLLPRDGDAPVEGEVRRHLGEIWGADVSDWALLRRDDIADALPAQPAPLRPARAPRHAERVYLAGDHRDTASIQGALASGERVAGAVLADTAS, encoded by the coding sequence ATGCATGACGTGGTCGTGATCGGGGCGGGACTCGCGGGACTGCGCTGCGCGGGGCTGCTCGCCGAACGAGGGCTCGACGTGGTCGTGATCGAGGCGGGCGACGCCGTCGGCGGACGCCAGCGCACCGACCTCGTCGACGGCTTCCGACTGGATCGCGGATTCCAGGTGCTCAATCCGGCATACCCGGCGCTTCGACGAAGCGTCGACCTGGACGCGCTGGCGATGGGCAGCTTCCCCGTCGGCGTGCGGGTGCGTACCGACGACGGGATCGCGGAGCTGCGGCATCCGGTGCGGCATCCGCTCTCGATCCCGGCCACGCTACGCAGCGGCCTGGTGAGCGGGTCGGATGCTGTCGCGCTGGCGCGCTGGGCGGCACCCGCGCTCGTGCTCCCTCTCTCGCGCCTCGCGGACGGCGACGTCTCCCTCAGCGACGGCTGGGATGCCGCGGGACTGCGCGGCCCTCTGCGCACCGCCGTGCTCGAACCGTTCCTCGCCGGCGTGCTGGCGGAGGATCGCGGTGCGACGTCGAACGCGTTCGCCCAGCTGCTCGTGCGGTACTTCGCTCTCGGCCGACCCGGACTCCCCGCGCAGGGCATCGCCGCGGTGCCCGCCCAGCTCGCCGCACGAGCGGGATCCGCCGGCGCCGAGATCCGCCTCCTCTCCCGCGCGGAGCGGATCTCGACGTCCGACGAGGGTGTCGAGGTCGGCGTCGCGGGCCACGACGCCGTGCGCGCAGCCCGCATCGTCATCGCTGTCGGGGCGGATGCCCTGGCCGACCTCACCGATCTGCGCCGCCCGGCGACGAACGGCCTGCAGACGTGGTGGTTCGCGGTGGACGAGCCGCCGACCCGCTCCGCGCTGCTCACGGTCGACGGTCGTCGGCGAGGTTCCGTCGTGAACACCGTCGTGATGTCGCACACGGTGCCGTCGTACGCACCGGTCGGGCAGCACCTCGTCGCAGCCACGTGCCTGCTGCCCCGCGACGGCGACGCCCCGGTCGAGGGCGAGGTGCGCCGTCACCTCGGAGAGATCTGGGGTGCCGACGTGAGCGACTGGGCCCTGCTGCGGCGCGACGACATCGCCGACGCCCTCCCTGCCCAGCCCGCGCCGTTGCGCCCTGCTCGCGCGCCGCGGCACGCGGAGCGGGTCTATCTCGCCGGCGACCACCGCGACACGGCCTCGATCCAGGGCGCCCTCGCCTCCGGCGAGCGCGTTGCAGGCGCCGTCCTCGCTGACACGGCGTCGTAG
- the pgi gene encoding glucose-6-phosphate isomerase, producing the protein MSAPVDPTVTSAWSELRALRESFSPDLRGWFAEDPARADRFSFPLAGLHVDLSKNLITDDVLAGLLRLAEETGVADRYAAMLSGAHLNTSEDRSVLHTALRRPSGAQPALIVDGQDVDADVQSVLDSLSAFATRVRAGEWLGVTGKRVTHVVNIGIGGSDLGPVMVYEALKPYADAGIEARFVSNIDPTDLAQKTADLDPETTLFIVASKTFTTLETLTNARLARQWLWSGLAASGAIADSDDARTDAVAHHFVAVSTALDKVADFGIDPVNAFGFWDWVGGRYSVDSAIGLSLAVVLGPEVFRDLLSGFHAVDEHVRTTPLDRNVPVLMGLLNVWYNNFHGAQSHAVLPYAQQLNRFPAYLQQLTMESNGKSVRWDGSPVTTDTGEVFWGEPGTNGQHAFYQLIHQGTRLIPADFIAFVNPAYPLSDGAQDVHELFLANFLAQTKALAFGKTAAEVEAEGTTGALVAARTFAGNRPTTSIFAPALTPQVLGQLIALYEHITFTQGTIWGINSFDQWGVELGKQLAMQIAPAIGGDEDAVAAQDPSTKALLEYYRTHRS; encoded by the coding sequence ATGAGCGCTCCCGTCGATCCGACAGTCACGTCCGCCTGGTCCGAGCTCCGCGCGCTGCGCGAGTCCTTCTCGCCCGATCTCCGCGGCTGGTTCGCGGAGGATCCGGCCCGCGCAGATCGATTCTCCTTCCCGCTCGCGGGCCTGCACGTCGACCTGTCGAAGAACCTCATCACCGACGACGTGCTGGCGGGTCTGCTGCGGCTCGCCGAGGAGACCGGCGTCGCCGACCGGTACGCCGCGATGCTCTCCGGAGCGCACCTCAACACGTCCGAGGATCGCTCCGTGCTGCACACCGCGCTCCGGCGGCCGTCCGGAGCCCAGCCGGCGCTGATCGTCGACGGGCAGGACGTCGACGCCGATGTGCAGTCGGTGCTGGACTCGCTATCGGCCTTCGCCACGCGCGTGCGCGCGGGCGAGTGGCTCGGCGTCACGGGGAAGAGAGTCACCCACGTCGTCAACATCGGCATCGGCGGGTCGGATCTCGGCCCGGTCATGGTCTACGAGGCCCTGAAGCCGTACGCCGACGCCGGCATCGAGGCGCGGTTCGTCTCGAACATCGACCCGACTGACCTGGCGCAGAAGACCGCCGACCTCGACCCGGAGACGACGCTGTTCATCGTGGCGTCGAAGACGTTCACGACGCTCGAGACACTCACCAACGCACGCCTGGCGCGCCAGTGGCTGTGGAGCGGGCTCGCGGCATCCGGTGCCATCGCCGATTCCGACGACGCGCGCACCGACGCCGTCGCTCACCACTTCGTGGCCGTGTCGACAGCGCTCGACAAGGTCGCCGACTTCGGCATCGACCCGGTCAACGCGTTCGGATTCTGGGATTGGGTGGGCGGCCGCTACTCCGTCGACTCCGCCATCGGCCTCTCCCTCGCCGTCGTGCTCGGCCCCGAGGTGTTCCGCGACCTGCTTTCCGGCTTCCACGCGGTCGACGAGCACGTGCGCACGACCCCGCTCGACCGCAACGTGCCGGTGCTGATGGGGCTCCTCAACGTCTGGTACAACAACTTCCACGGCGCGCAGTCGCACGCGGTGCTCCCCTACGCGCAGCAGCTGAACCGGTTCCCCGCGTACCTCCAGCAGCTGACGATGGAGTCGAACGGCAAGTCCGTGCGCTGGGACGGGTCCCCGGTCACCACCGACACAGGCGAGGTCTTCTGGGGCGAGCCGGGCACGAACGGGCAGCACGCGTTCTACCAGCTCATCCACCAGGGCACCCGGCTCATCCCCGCCGACTTCATCGCGTTCGTGAACCCCGCGTATCCGCTGAGCGACGGTGCACAGGACGTGCACGAGCTGTTCCTGGCGAACTTCCTCGCGCAGACCAAGGCCCTCGCGTTCGGCAAGACGGCCGCCGAGGTCGAGGCGGAAGGGACGACGGGCGCGCTCGTCGCGGCGCGGACCTTCGCGGGCAACCGCCCCACGACGTCGATCTTCGCGCCGGCGCTCACGCCGCAGGTGCTGGGACAGCTCATCGCGCTGTACGAGCACATCACCTTCACGCAGGGCACGATCTGGGGCATCAACTCCTTCGACCAGTGGGGCGTCGAGCTCGGCAAGCAACTGGCGATGCAGATCGCCCCCGCCATCGGCGGAGACGAGGATGCCGTGGCCGCACAGGACCCGTCGACGAAGGCGCTCCTGGAGTACTACCGCACGCACCGGAGCTAG
- a CDS encoding aldehyde dehydrogenase family protein: MTYPALRTWIGGVAEESSETDGTWLHDPNTGEALAASASSSLDQVDRAVAAAHGAHDDGRWRGLAPERRADRLIALADWLDGRAEEVARLDALNSGVPISVTRLFGGANGATLRDAARRAVAIGDVRDLPSDQGGVRLHRVPWGPTALILPWNAPSAMAVKKTAFALAAGATVVLKPSSFSPWSAQLLLEGARAVGIPEGVVGLVQGGGAVGRALVADERIAAISMTGSTPTGRAIAATAAPRFARLQLELGSNNPAVVRADADLAKTATALADGVLKLSGQWCEAPRRVLVDRARREELARLLIAEFRRRTIGSSLDDATDVGPVAFAARRDELVAQRDLLAQQGAEVLRVDRVSDKGWFFEPTVAVLDGPGLAEEVFGPMILVGGYSDEEEAVALANTGQVGLAGYVFSADREAAEALGSRLVAGEVKINGTSVLDMSPDSAQSFFGASGLGGHGDDDVLDFFVGKRIVGCDRPGLPL, from the coding sequence ATGACCTACCCCGCTCTGCGGACCTGGATCGGCGGCGTCGCCGAGGAGAGCTCCGAGACCGACGGCACCTGGCTGCACGACCCGAACACGGGAGAAGCGCTCGCCGCCTCCGCGTCGAGCTCCCTCGACCAGGTGGACCGCGCCGTGGCCGCCGCGCACGGCGCGCATGACGACGGACGCTGGCGGGGCCTCGCACCCGAGCGGCGAGCGGACAGACTGATCGCGCTCGCCGACTGGCTCGACGGACGCGCGGAGGAGGTCGCACGCCTCGACGCCCTCAACAGCGGGGTGCCGATCTCGGTCACGCGTCTGTTCGGCGGCGCGAACGGAGCCACGCTCCGGGATGCCGCGCGTCGGGCTGTCGCGATCGGCGACGTGCGCGACCTCCCCTCGGATCAGGGCGGAGTGCGCCTGCACCGCGTACCGTGGGGTCCGACCGCGCTCATCCTGCCGTGGAACGCGCCGTCGGCGATGGCCGTCAAGAAGACCGCGTTCGCGCTCGCGGCAGGGGCGACCGTGGTGCTCAAGCCGTCGTCGTTCTCCCCGTGGAGCGCTCAGCTGCTGCTGGAGGGCGCACGTGCCGTCGGCATCCCCGAGGGGGTGGTGGGTCTGGTCCAGGGCGGCGGAGCAGTGGGCCGCGCCCTCGTGGCGGACGAGCGCATCGCGGCCATCTCGATGACCGGATCCACGCCGACCGGGCGCGCGATCGCCGCGACCGCCGCCCCGCGCTTCGCTCGGCTGCAACTGGAACTGGGCTCGAACAACCCGGCGGTCGTACGCGCCGATGCCGACCTCGCGAAGACCGCGACGGCGCTCGCCGACGGCGTGCTGAAGCTGTCGGGCCAGTGGTGCGAGGCACCCCGGCGCGTGCTCGTCGACCGGGCGCGGCGGGAGGAGCTCGCGCGTCTGCTGATCGCCGAGTTCCGTCGCCGGACGATCGGATCCAGCCTCGACGACGCGACCGACGTTGGTCCTGTCGCGTTCGCCGCCCGCCGAGACGAGCTCGTCGCCCAGCGGGATCTCCTCGCGCAGCAGGGGGCCGAGGTGCTCCGCGTCGACCGCGTCTCCGACAAGGGGTGGTTCTTCGAGCCGACGGTCGCCGTGCTCGACGGCCCGGGTCTCGCCGAAGAGGTCTTCGGACCCATGATCCTCGTCGGCGGATACTCCGACGAGGAGGAGGCGGTGGCGCTCGCCAACACCGGACAGGTCGGCCTCGCCGGGTACGTGTTCAGCGCGGATCGCGAGGCGGCGGAGGCGCTCGGCAGCCGACTCGTCGCCGGCGAGGTGAAGATCAACGGCACCAGCGTGCTCGACATGTCGCCGGACTCCGCGCAGAGCTTCTTCGGCGCGAGCGGCCTCGGCGGTCACGGCGACGACGATGTGCTTGACTTCTTCGTGGGGAAGCGGATCGTGGGCTGCGACCGCCCCGGCCTTCCCCTCTGA
- a CDS encoding gamma-glutamyl-gamma-aminobutyrate hydrolase family protein (Members of this family of hydrolases with an active site Cys residue belong to MEROPS family C26.) produces the protein MDTISTPAPPRPLIGVSGRRLRGAAIGAPFGFADAPLEAYLSEYATSVIRAGGLPVHLPMDAAPTELVERLDGLVIVGGDDVDPRRYGRTPGPFTMAVDPQRDDFETALIEAAIDGAVPLLGVCRGAQLLNVVCGGTLHPHLAHGEGESHGSYAYPRAHRVHDVRTAPDSIVRTVYGETTRVNSFHHQAVDAPGRGVIVTGWAPDGIVEAIELEGLPIVGVQWHPEVFHTDPLFRWVVDQAAARASLPTPATRIVA, from the coding sequence ATGGACACCATCAGCACACCCGCCCCACCCCGTCCCCTCATCGGCGTCTCCGGCCGCCGCCTTCGCGGCGCCGCGATCGGCGCCCCGTTCGGATTCGCCGATGCGCCGCTGGAGGCCTATCTCAGCGAGTACGCGACCTCGGTCATCCGTGCCGGGGGCCTGCCCGTGCACCTTCCGATGGATGCCGCACCCACCGAGCTCGTCGAGCGACTGGACGGGCTCGTGATCGTCGGAGGCGACGACGTCGACCCCCGCCGCTACGGCCGCACCCCGGGTCCGTTCACCATGGCCGTCGACCCTCAGCGGGATGACTTCGAGACCGCGCTGATCGAGGCGGCGATCGACGGCGCGGTCCCCCTCCTCGGGGTCTGCCGAGGCGCCCAGCTCCTCAACGTCGTGTGCGGCGGCACGCTCCACCCGCACCTGGCGCACGGCGAGGGCGAGTCCCACGGGTCGTACGCGTACCCCCGCGCCCACCGTGTGCACGACGTCCGCACCGCACCCGACAGCATCGTACGGACGGTCTACGGCGAGACCACACGGGTCAACTCGTTCCATCACCAGGCGGTCGATGCGCCGGGGCGCGGAGTGATCGTGACGGGGTGGGCCCCCGACGGGATCGTCGAGGCCATCGAGCTCGAGGGACTGCCCATCGTCGGCGTGCAATGGCACCCCGAGGTCTTCCACACCGATCCCCTCTTCCGCTGGGTGGTCGATCAGGCCGCCGCCCGCGCGTCGCTCCCGACGCCCGCAACTCGGATCGTCGCCTAG
- a CDS encoding DUF3253 domain-containing protein translates to MREQDQTKICASCGREMRWRAAWADVWDEVRYCSAACRSRKVTPQDRELEEAILRLLDRRAAKAAIDPSDAAHSVGGDAGHALREPARRAARRLAAAGLVHVVQNGRVVDAATVRGPFLVRRRP, encoded by the coding sequence GTGCGCGAACAGGATCAGACGAAGATCTGCGCGTCCTGCGGTCGCGAGATGCGGTGGCGGGCGGCGTGGGCCGACGTCTGGGACGAGGTCAGGTACTGCTCTGCCGCGTGCCGGTCGCGCAAGGTCACGCCGCAGGACCGCGAGTTGGAGGAGGCGATCCTCCGCCTGCTCGACCGGCGAGCGGCGAAGGCCGCGATCGATCCGTCCGACGCCGCGCACTCCGTCGGCGGAGACGCGGGGCACGCACTGCGAGAGCCCGCTCGCCGCGCCGCCCGCCGACTCGCCGCCGCCGGACTCGTCCACGTCGTCCAGAACGGGCGCGTCGTCGACGCGGCGACCGTCCGGGGGCCGTTCCTCGTGCGACGGCGCCCCTGA
- a CDS encoding APC family permease yields MDASTTTSHGSAQTPDRTLRGNLGAVSVTFMVIAAAAPLTVVGGLVPIGYLVGNGIGFPVMFLVATVILLLFSVGLTAMSRYLPRAGSFFVFTTHGLGRTPGLATAYLALVCYTTVQIAVFSYLGATISSSVVLLGGPDIPWWLLTLITVAIVGALGYRRIELSSRVLVVVLIAEIGIVVLLGIVILVTGGADGVTYRSFLLENVLSGAPALGLMFAIASFIGFESTVVYRDEVRMPERTIPRATYASAIVIGVFYAFAAWAVVVGVGEGAIIDEAAADPTTLIARVTEQYLGPVGAIAVAVLFLGSMFAAVLSLHNVLTRYHHAMANARALPHAVGAVHARHGSPHVASIVQVSTTGIAVAVLALLGFAPENIFAWFAGIGTLAIVILMAVTCLAVIVYFARTRRLRSPWHTVIAPALGLIGLTVSAALIAMNFPLLVSDVDAEGNPAWGPVSITLVAVVVLAPVIGLVQAAVMRATRPDAYARIMQRFDENA; encoded by the coding sequence ATGGATGCTTCGACAACGACGTCGCACGGCTCAGCGCAGACACCGGATCGCACCCTTCGAGGAAACCTCGGAGCGGTCTCCGTCACGTTCATGGTGATCGCGGCCGCCGCGCCGCTCACGGTGGTCGGCGGCCTGGTCCCCATCGGCTACCTGGTCGGGAACGGGATCGGATTCCCGGTGATGTTCCTCGTGGCCACGGTCATCCTGCTGCTCTTCTCCGTCGGCCTCACCGCGATGAGCCGGTACCTCCCCCGTGCAGGCTCCTTCTTCGTCTTCACCACTCACGGACTCGGCCGCACCCCGGGGCTCGCCACCGCCTATCTGGCCCTCGTCTGCTACACGACAGTGCAGATCGCGGTGTTCTCCTACCTCGGCGCCACGATCAGCTCGAGCGTCGTCCTCCTCGGCGGGCCGGATATCCCCTGGTGGCTGCTCACACTGATCACCGTGGCGATCGTGGGCGCCCTCGGCTACCGCCGGATCGAACTGAGCTCACGCGTGCTCGTCGTCGTCCTGATCGCCGAGATCGGCATCGTCGTCCTGCTGGGGATCGTCATCCTGGTCACCGGCGGTGCGGACGGCGTGACCTACAGATCCTTCCTGCTCGAGAACGTGCTCTCGGGAGCCCCCGCCCTCGGTCTCATGTTCGCGATCGCGAGCTTCATCGGCTTCGAATCCACCGTCGTCTACCGCGACGAGGTGCGGATGCCGGAGCGCACCATCCCGCGGGCGACCTACGCCTCGGCGATCGTCATCGGGGTGTTCTACGCCTTCGCCGCCTGGGCGGTCGTCGTCGGCGTCGGCGAGGGAGCCATCATCGACGAGGCAGCCGCCGACCCCACGACCCTGATCGCGAGGGTCACCGAGCAGTACCTCGGCCCGGTCGGTGCCATCGCCGTCGCCGTCCTGTTCCTCGGGAGCATGTTCGCCGCCGTGCTGTCGCTGCACAACGTGCTGACCCGATATCACCATGCGATGGCCAACGCCAGGGCGCTGCCCCACGCCGTCGGCGCCGTCCACGCCCGCCACGGATCACCGCACGTGGCCTCGATCGTGCAGGTGTCGACGACCGGGATCGCGGTCGCCGTGCTCGCCCTCCTCGGGTTCGCACCCGAGAACATCTTCGCCTGGTTCGCCGGTATCGGAACTCTCGCGATCGTCATCCTCATGGCCGTCACCTGCCTCGCCGTCATCGTGTACTTCGCGAGGACCCGCCGACTGCGCAGCCCCTGGCACACCGTGATCGCTCCCGCGCTGGGCCTGATCGGGCTCACGGTCTCGGCCGCACTCATCGCGATGAACTTCCCCCTGCTGGTGAGCGACGTCGACGCCGAGGGCAACCCCGCGTGGGGCCCCGTCAGCATCACGCTGGTCGCCGTCGTCGTGCTCGCCCCGGTCATCGGGCTCGTGCAGGCCGCGGTCATGCGCGCGACGAGACCAGACGCCTACGCCCGGATCATGCAGCGCTTCGATGAGAACGCCTGA
- a CDS encoding glutamine synthetase family protein translates to MADTMIDDVRLAPDELEAAGIRTVIVATPDLQGRLVGRRIPVEGFGRVVENGVDICTCAWSWDIEQGLELIDANRFALCGMHNGVPDVTLIPDLDTLRPAAWLEGVAICLADPVDVRSHEPQAISPRVLLKQELARLRERGLTPLAGTELEFYLFRNDPRELRRSGFRDLDPTTLTPSDFMIHEGNLYEPFFQKLRSDLRASGILVETAQSEWGLGQWEMTFEYGDPLEMADRHALYKLAVRDTAARAGMSATFMARPLNDQPGSSCHVHLSFVDAQGTAVFWDEAAPDHLSPRMRSAIAGALEHAPALMAWYAPTVNAYRRSNSSDVAGSGRTWGFDNRTTTVRVVGHSPRALRFEFRLPGADTNPYLTLTGLLASARDGMDQDAVLAAPVTGSAYDLPGDGAMPGDPHQASRLFGESALVRELLDPSIIAHQQILLEHEWATFMSRVTDWDLQRYFDRI, encoded by the coding sequence GTGGCTGACACGATGATCGATGATGTGCGCCTGGCGCCGGACGAACTGGAGGCCGCCGGCATCCGCACCGTGATCGTCGCGACCCCCGACCTGCAGGGCAGGCTCGTCGGACGCCGCATTCCGGTCGAGGGCTTCGGCCGCGTCGTCGAGAACGGTGTCGACATCTGCACGTGCGCATGGTCGTGGGACATCGAGCAGGGACTCGAGCTCATCGACGCCAACCGGTTCGCCCTGTGCGGGATGCACAACGGCGTGCCAGACGTCACCCTGATCCCCGACCTCGACACGCTCCGTCCCGCCGCATGGCTGGAGGGCGTGGCCATCTGCCTCGCCGACCCGGTCGACGTGCGTTCGCACGAGCCGCAGGCGATCTCACCCCGCGTGCTCCTGAAGCAGGAGCTGGCGCGTCTCCGCGAGAGAGGGCTCACCCCGCTCGCGGGCACCGAGCTCGAGTTCTACCTGTTCCGCAACGATCCGAGGGAGCTCCGCCGCTCCGGGTTCCGCGACCTCGACCCGACGACGCTCACACCGTCGGACTTCATGATCCACGAGGGCAACCTCTACGAGCCGTTCTTCCAGAAGCTCCGCTCCGACCTTCGCGCGAGCGGCATCCTCGTCGAGACGGCGCAGAGCGAATGGGGGCTCGGCCAGTGGGAGATGACCTTCGAGTACGGCGACCCGCTCGAGATGGCCGACCGGCACGCGCTCTACAAGCTGGCCGTCCGCGACACCGCGGCGCGTGCGGGCATGTCGGCCACGTTCATGGCCCGGCCGCTCAACGACCAGCCGGGATCCTCGTGTCACGTGCACCTCTCGTTCGTCGACGCCCAGGGTACGGCCGTGTTCTGGGACGAGGCCGCGCCCGACCACCTGAGCCCGCGGATGCGATCCGCGATCGCGGGCGCGCTGGAGCACGCCCCTGCACTGATGGCCTGGTACGCGCCGACCGTCAACGCCTATCGGCGCAGCAACTCCTCCGACGTGGCAGGCAGCGGGCGCACCTGGGGCTTCGACAACCGCACGACGACCGTCCGGGTCGTCGGCCACTCCCCCCGTGCGCTCCGGTTCGAGTTCCGGCTGCCCGGCGCCGACACCAACCCGTATCTCACCCTGACCGGGCTGCTGGCGTCGGCGCGCGACGGCATGGATCAGGATGCCGTCCTCGCAGCCCCCGTGACCGGCAGCGCGTACGACCTCCCCGGCGACGGCGCCATGCCGGGCGATCCGCACCAGGCGAGCCGCCTGTTCGGCGAGAGCGCGCTCGTGCGGGAGCTGCTCGATCCGTCGATCATCGCTCACCAGCAGATCCTGCTCGAACACGAGTGGGCAACCTTCATGTCGCGGGTCACCGACTGGGACCTGCAGCGCTACTTCGATCGGATCTGA